In one window of Pseudomonas chlororaphis subsp. chlororaphis DNA:
- a CDS encoding methyl-accepting chemotaxis protein: MKNWTLRQRILASFAVIITIMLLMVIASYSRLLKIEAGEDRMRSDAIPGVYFSSMIRGSWVDSFLHTQEIIGLNEGKGVSAKDEADFKSFEQRLQKYMASYKDTLRGETDQLEFDEFEKRHQEFLKIQAMVLDLHRRNQEAEAVRVFHDQLTPTWIAGRMKLNDIIDENKGVADSAALQIDDAVAAAKVTMGVSLLVAVLAAGLCGLLLMRAIMAPMNRIVKILDVMRTGDLTSRLNLDRKDEFGAVETGFNDMMTELNSLVSQAQRSSVQVTTSVTEIAATSKQQQATATETAATTTEIGATSREIAATSRDLVRTMTEVSTAADQASVLAGSGQQGLARMEETMHSVMGAADLVNAKLAILNEKAGNINQVVVTIVKVADQTNLLSLNAAIEAEKAGEYGRGFSVVATEVRRLADQTAVATYDIEQMVREIQSAVSAGVMGMDKFSEEVRRGMAEVQQVGEQLSQIIHQVQALAPRVLMVNEGMQAQATGAEQINHALVQLGDASSQTVESLRQASFAIDELSQVAVGLRSGVSRFKV; encoded by the coding sequence GTGAAGAACTGGACGTTGCGCCAACGCATTTTGGCGAGCTTTGCGGTGATTATCACCATCATGCTGCTGATGGTCATAGCCTCGTACTCCCGTTTGTTGAAGATCGAGGCCGGCGAAGACCGCATGCGCTCCGATGCCATTCCCGGGGTCTATTTCAGTTCGATGATTCGCGGTTCGTGGGTCGACAGTTTCCTGCATACCCAGGAAATCATCGGCCTGAACGAAGGCAAGGGCGTCAGTGCCAAGGACGAGGCCGATTTCAAAAGCTTCGAGCAACGCCTGCAGAAATACATGGCCAGCTACAAGGACACGCTTCGCGGTGAGACCGACCAGCTGGAGTTCGACGAGTTTGAAAAACGCCATCAGGAATTTCTCAAGATCCAGGCCATGGTCCTGGATCTGCATCGGCGTAATCAGGAAGCCGAGGCTGTCCGCGTGTTCCATGACCAGTTGACGCCCACCTGGATCGCCGGTCGGATGAAACTCAACGACATTATCGACGAGAACAAGGGGGTCGCCGATTCGGCCGCCTTGCAGATCGACGATGCGGTGGCCGCGGCCAAAGTCACCATGGGCGTTTCCCTGCTGGTGGCGGTGCTGGCGGCGGGCCTGTGTGGCCTGTTGCTGATGCGCGCGATCATGGCGCCGATGAACCGTATCGTGAAGATCCTCGACGTCATGCGCACGGGCGATCTGACCAGCCGCCTGAACCTGGATCGCAAGGACGAATTCGGTGCCGTGGAAACCGGCTTCAACGACATGATGACCGAGCTCAACTCCCTGGTGTCCCAGGCGCAGCGCTCCTCGGTCCAGGTCACCACCTCGGTCACCGAGATCGCCGCCACCTCCAAGCAGCAACAGGCGACCGCTACCGAGACCGCGGCGACCACCACCGAAATCGGTGCGACCTCCCGGGAAATCGCGGCTACCTCTCGCGATCTGGTGCGCACCATGACCGAAGTCTCCACCGCCGCCGACCAGGCTTCGGTGCTGGCCGGCTCCGGCCAGCAGGGCCTGGCGCGGATGGAAGAAACCATGCATTCGGTGATGGGCGCGGCCGACCTGGTCAACGCCAAGCTGGCGATCCTCAATGAGAAGGCCGGCAACATCAATCAGGTGGTGGTGACCATCGTCAAGGTCGCCGACCAGACCAACCTGCTGTCGCTCAATGCCGCAATCGAAGCCGAGAAAGCCGGCGAGTACGGGCGCGGCTTTTCCGTGGTAGCCACTGAGGTGCGGCGCCTGGCGGACCAGACCGCGGTCGCCACCTACGATATCGAGCAAATGGTCCGGGAGATCCAGTCGGCGGTCTCGGCCGGGGTCATGGGCATGGACAAGTTCTCCGAAGAAGTGCGCCGCGGCATGGCCGAGGTGCAGCAGGTCGGCGAGCAGCTGTCGCAGATCATCCATCAGGTCCAGGCCCTGGCGCCGCGGGTGTTGATGGTCAACGAGGGCATGCAGGCCCAGGCCACCGGTGCCGAGCAGATCAACCACGCCCTGGTGCAACTGGGCGATGCCAGCAGCCAGACCGTCGAGTCGCTGCGCCAGGCCAGTTTCGCCATCGATGAACTGAGCCAGGTGGCGGTGGGGCTGCGCAGCGGCGTCTCGCGTTTCAAAGTCTGA
- a CDS encoding chemotaxis protein CheW, with protein sequence MNELAAKGGAGTATKDTLFLVFRIGTERYALQAIEVVEVLPRLQLKPIPRAPSWVAGVFAHRGAVVPVLDLSALTFGEPAQERTSTRLVLVHYRPQTAQPAQLLGLILEQATDTLRCNPQDFKAYGLDNRNAPYLGPVYEDAQGLLQWVCVDDLLDAEVRALLFPSPPLDLALLGESS encoded by the coding sequence ATGAACGAGCTCGCAGCGAAAGGCGGCGCAGGGACGGCGACGAAAGACACGCTGTTCCTGGTGTTCCGCATCGGTACCGAACGTTACGCCTTGCAGGCCATCGAGGTGGTCGAGGTATTGCCGCGCCTGCAACTCAAGCCGATTCCCCGGGCGCCGTCCTGGGTGGCCGGGGTCTTCGCCCATCGCGGCGCGGTGGTGCCGGTGCTCGACCTGAGTGCCCTGACCTTTGGCGAGCCGGCGCAGGAACGCACCAGCACCCGCCTGGTGCTGGTGCATTACCGCCCGCAGACGGCACAGCCCGCGCAGTTGCTGGGGCTGATCCTCGAGCAGGCCACTGACACCCTGCGTTGCAACCCGCAGGACTTCAAGGCCTACGGCCTGGATAACCGCAATGCGCCGTACCTGGGCCCGGTCTACGAAGACGCCCAGGGCCTGCTGCAATGGGTGTGTGTCGACGATCTGCTGGATGCCGAGGTGCGTGCGCTGCTGTTTCCCTCGCCGCCGCTGGATCTGGCGTTGCTCGGGGAGTCGTCATGA
- a CDS encoding CheR family methyltransferase, whose amino-acid sequence MSSDQRFFDFLKERIGLDVASVGPAIIERAVRQRSIAQQAPSADHYWQTLQGSRDEQQALIEAVIVPETWFFRYPESFATLAKLARSRLAELKGMRALRILSLPCSTGEEPYSIAMALFDAGLAPHQFKVEGFDVSPLSVERARQAVYGKNSFRGQHSDFRERHFTAEDERYSLSERVREQVRLQVGNLLDPTLLANEPPYDFVFCRNLLIYFDQPTQRQVFEVLKRLTHVDGVLFIGPAEGSLLGRLGMRSIGIAQSFAFSRHNEPEPEPAPAFVPSALPARQPVRGIAPPVRSRPFSSAVASQRPAPTRPASDAATLLASIAALANEGKSAEARVACEHYLDTHEPVAQVFYWLGLLSDVAGGALEAQGFYRKALYLDPQHAEALAHLAALLASQGDVAGARRLQERAARSGRAADSERKS is encoded by the coding sequence ATGAGCAGCGACCAGCGATTTTTCGATTTTCTCAAGGAGCGCATCGGTCTCGATGTGGCCTCGGTGGGCCCGGCGATCATCGAGCGCGCGGTGCGCCAGCGCAGCATCGCCCAGCAGGCGCCCAGCGCCGACCATTACTGGCAGACCCTGCAAGGCTCGCGGGATGAACAGCAGGCCCTGATCGAAGCAGTGATCGTTCCGGAAACCTGGTTTTTCCGTTACCCGGAATCCTTCGCGACCCTGGCCAAACTCGCTCGCTCGCGGCTCGCCGAACTCAAGGGCATGCGCGCCTTGCGCATCCTCAGCCTGCCGTGTTCCACCGGCGAGGAGCCGTACTCGATTGCCATGGCCCTGTTCGATGCCGGGCTGGCCCCTCATCAGTTCAAGGTCGAGGGGTTCGATGTCAGCCCGCTGTCGGTCGAGCGGGCCAGGCAGGCGGTGTATGGCAAGAACTCCTTTCGCGGCCAGCACAGCGATTTTCGCGAACGGCATTTCACCGCCGAAGATGAGCGCTACAGCCTCAGCGAGCGGGTGCGCGAGCAGGTGCGCCTGCAGGTCGGCAACCTGCTGGACCCGACCTTGCTGGCCAATGAGCCGCCCTACGATTTTGTCTTCTGTCGCAACCTGCTGATCTATTTCGATCAGCCGACCCAGCGCCAGGTGTTCGAAGTGCTCAAGCGCCTGACGCATGTCGACGGCGTGCTGTTCATCGGCCCGGCCGAAGGCAGCCTGCTGGGTCGCCTGGGCATGCGCTCGATCGGCATTGCCCAGTCCTTTGCCTTCAGCCGGCATAACGAACCCGAGCCCGAACCCGCGCCGGCCTTTGTCCCAAGCGCATTGCCGGCGCGCCAGCCGGTGCGCGGCATCGCGCCGCCCGTGCGCAGCCGGCCGTTTTCCAGTGCGGTGGCGAGCCAGCGCCCTGCGCCGACCAGACCGGCCAGCGATGCCGCGACGTTGCTGGCGAGCATCGCGGCCCTGGCCAACGAAGGCAAAAGCGCAGAGGCCCGGGTGGCTTGCGAGCATTACCTGGACACCCACGAGCCGGTGGCGCAGGTGTTCTATTGGCTGGGGCTGCTCAGCGACGTGGCGGGCGGCGCCCTGGAAGCCCAGGGTTTCTATCGCAAGGCCCTGTACCTGGATCCGCAGCACGCCGAAGCGCTGGCGCACCTGGCCGCCTTGCTGGCTTCCCAGGGAGACGTCGCCGGTGCCCGTCGATTGCAGGAGCGCGCGGCCCGCAGCGGCCGTGCAGCAGACAGTGAGCGTAAATCATGA
- a CDS encoding chemotaxis protein CheW, translated as MSGSVSLNVTHEDAQAIDDCWNRIGIHGDKSCPLLAGHVHCRNCSVYSAAATRLLDRYALQQERHEHAVEADTDVVTRSLLMFRLGEEWLGIATRCLVEVAPLQPIHSLPHQRSRALLGVANVRGALVACLSLVELLGLDTTSTVVSGARVIPRMLIIAAQGGPVVVPVDEVEGIHAIDERTLDAAAVSGQQASAKYTRGVLQWKGRSLRWLDEEQLLSAVTRSLT; from the coding sequence ATGAGCGGCTCTGTTTCGTTGAACGTGACCCACGAAGATGCGCAGGCCATCGACGATTGCTGGAACCGTATCGGTATCCACGGCGACAAGAGTTGCCCGTTGCTGGCCGGGCATGTGCATTGCCGCAATTGCTCGGTGTATTCCGCCGCGGCCACCCGCCTGCTCGACCGCTATGCGTTGCAGCAGGAGCGCCATGAGCACGCGGTCGAGGCCGATACGGATGTCGTCACCCGTTCGTTATTGATGTTCCGCCTGGGCGAGGAATGGTTGGGCATTGCCACCCGTTGCCTGGTGGAAGTGGCGCCGCTGCAGCCGATCCATTCCTTGCCGCACCAGCGCTCGCGGGCCTTGCTGGGCGTGGCGAATGTGCGTGGTGCGCTGGTGGCGTGCCTGTCGTTGGTGGAGCTGCTGGGGCTGGACACCACCAGCACGGTCGTGTCGGGGGCGCGGGTGATTCCGCGGATGCTGATCATCGCCGCCCAGGGCGGCCCGGTGGTGGTGCCGGTGGACGAGGTGGAGGGCATCCATGCCATCGACGAGCGCACCCTGGACGCCGCCGCGGTTTCCGGCCAGCAGGCCAGTGCCAAGTACACCCGTGGCGTCCTGCAATGGAAGGGCCGCAGCCTGCGTTGGCTGGATGAAGAGCAGTTGCTGTCCGCCGTGACCCGGAGCCTGACATGA
- a CDS encoding hybrid sensor histidine kinase/response regulator → MTPDQMRDASLLELFSLEAEAQTQVLSAGLLALERNPTQADQLEACMRAAHSLKGAARIVGVDAGVSVAHVMEDCLVSAQEGRLYLRPEHIDALLQGTDFLMRIATPGSEVSEQNIAAYVALMEQLVGSPGAAPAGVVLPRIEPHLPPMAELQMQAPRVEPEPQVPPFEMPQEVLQETLQETAAAITHKGKKLAEGGERVLRVTAERLNSLLDLSSKSLVETQRLKPYLAALQRLKRLQSNGLRALENLNGHLKEQVLGLEALEALEDARRLLAESQQVLTEKTAELDEFGWQASQRAQVLYDTALACRMRPFADVLVGQVRMVRDLGRSLGKQVRLEVEGEKTQVDRDVLEKLEAPLTHLLRNAVDHGIETPEQRLLAGKPAEGLIRLRASHQAGLLVLELSDDGNGVDLERVRQSIVERQLSPAETAAQLSEEELLTFLFLPGFSLRDKVTEVSGRGVGLDAVQHMVRQLRGAVQLEQVAGQGSRFHLEVPLTLSVVRSLVVEVGEEAYAFPLAHIERMCDLEPDDIVQLEGRQHFWHEGRHVGLVAASQLLQRPAGQNNESTLKVVVIRERDAVYGVAVERFIGERTLVVLPLDDRLGKVQDISAGALLDDGSVVLIVDVEDMLRSVDKLLNTGRLERIARHNRHQAETARKRILVVDDSLTVRELQRKLLLNRGYDVAVAVDGMDGWNALRSEDFDLLITDIDMPRMDGIELVTLLRRDNRLQSLPVMVVSYKDREEDRRRGLDAGADYYLAKASFHDDALLDAVVELIGGARA, encoded by the coding sequence ATGACCCCTGATCAAATGCGCGACGCCTCGCTGCTCGAACTCTTCAGCCTGGAAGCCGAAGCCCAGACCCAGGTGCTCAGTGCCGGCCTGCTGGCGCTGGAGCGCAATCCGACCCAGGCCGACCAGCTGGAAGCCTGCATGCGCGCTGCCCACTCGCTCAAGGGCGCGGCGCGGATCGTCGGGGTCGACGCCGGGGTCAGCGTGGCCCATGTGATGGAAGATTGCCTGGTCAGCGCCCAGGAAGGGCGACTGTACCTGCGTCCCGAACATATCGATGCGCTGCTGCAGGGCACCGATTTCCTGATGCGCATCGCCACGCCGGGCAGCGAGGTCAGTGAGCAGAACATTGCCGCCTACGTGGCGCTCATGGAACAGTTGGTCGGCTCGCCGGGCGCGGCGCCTGCGGGCGTTGTCCTGCCCCGGATCGAGCCGCACCTGCCGCCCATGGCCGAGCTGCAAATGCAGGCTCCGCGGGTCGAACCCGAACCACAGGTCCCGCCGTTCGAGATGCCGCAGGAGGTATTGCAGGAGACGCTGCAAGAGACAGCCGCGGCGATTACGCACAAGGGCAAGAAGCTCGCCGAGGGGGGCGAACGGGTGTTGCGGGTCACGGCCGAACGCCTGAACAGCCTGCTCGACCTGTCGAGCAAGTCGCTGGTGGAAACCCAGCGCCTGAAGCCGTACCTGGCGGCCCTGCAGCGCCTCAAGCGCCTGCAGAGCAACGGCCTGCGCGCTTTGGAAAACCTCAATGGGCATCTCAAGGAGCAGGTGCTGGGCCTGGAGGCCCTCGAAGCCCTGGAAGATGCGCGGCGCCTGCTGGCGGAATCCCAGCAGGTGCTGACGGAGAAAACCGCCGAGCTGGATGAATTCGGCTGGCAGGCCAGCCAGCGCGCCCAGGTGCTCTACGACACCGCGCTGGCCTGTCGCATGCGGCCGTTCGCCGATGTGCTGGTGGGCCAGGTGCGGATGGTTCGCGACCTGGGGCGCAGCCTGGGCAAACAGGTTCGCCTGGAGGTCGAGGGCGAGAAGACCCAGGTCGATCGCGACGTGCTGGAAAAGCTCGAGGCGCCGCTGACCCACCTGCTGCGCAACGCGGTCGATCACGGCATCGAAACGCCCGAGCAGCGGCTGCTGGCGGGCAAGCCGGCCGAGGGCCTGATTCGCCTGCGCGCTTCCCACCAGGCCGGGCTGCTGGTGCTGGAGCTGAGCGATGACGGCAATGGCGTCGACCTGGAACGGGTGCGCCAGAGCATCGTCGAGCGCCAGCTGTCCCCCGCCGAGACCGCTGCCCAGCTGAGCGAAGAAGAGCTGCTGACCTTCCTGTTCCTGCCGGGCTTCAGCCTGCGGGACAAGGTCACCGAGGTCTCCGGTCGCGGTGTCGGCCTGGACGCGGTGCAGCACATGGTGCGTCAGTTGCGCGGCGCGGTGCAGCTGGAGCAGGTGGCGGGGCAGGGCAGTCGTTTCCACCTCGAAGTGCCGCTGACCCTGTCGGTGGTGCGCAGCCTGGTGGTGGAGGTCGGCGAAGAGGCCTATGCCTTCCCGCTGGCGCATATCGAACGCATGTGCGATCTGGAGCCCGACGACATTGTCCAGCTGGAAGGACGCCAGCATTTCTGGCACGAAGGCCGCCACGTCGGCCTGGTCGCGGCCAGCCAGTTGCTGCAACGTCCGGCGGGGCAGAACAATGAGTCCACGCTCAAGGTCGTGGTGATTCGCGAGCGCGACGCGGTCTACGGCGTGGCGGTCGAGCGTTTCATCGGCGAGCGGACCCTGGTGGTGCTGCCACTGGACGACCGCCTGGGCAAGGTCCAGGACATTTCCGCCGGGGCCTTGCTTGATGACGGCTCCGTGGTGCTGATCGTCGACGTCGAGGACATGCTGCGTTCGGTGGACAAGCTGCTCAATACCGGCCGCCTGGAACGCATCGCCCGGCACAACCGCCATCAGGCCGAGACGGCGCGCAAGCGCATCCTGGTGGTCGATGACTCGCTCACCGTGCGTGAGCTGCAACGCAAGCTTTTGCTCAACCGTGGTTATGACGTAGCGGTCGCCGTCGACGGCATGGATGGCTGGAACGCCTTGCGTTCGGAAGACTTCGACCTGCTGATCACCGACATCGATATGCCCCGAATGGATGGGATTGAATTGGTCACACTCCTGCGCCGTGACAATCGCCTGCAGTCGTTGCCGGTGATGGTGGTTTCCTACAAGGATCGCGAAGAGGACCGGCGCCGTGGACTGGATGCCGGGGCCGACTATTATCTAGCCAAAGCCAGTTTCCATGATGACGCCCTGCTGGATGCGGTGGTGGAGCTGATTGGAGGAGCGCGGGCATGA
- the cheB gene encoding chemotaxis response regulator protein-glutamate methylesterase — translation MKIAIVNDMPMAVEALRRALAFEPAHEVVWVATNGAEAVEYCAQLTPDLILMDLIMPVMDGVEATRRIMAETPCAIVIVTVDRQQNVHRVFEAMGHGALDVVDTPALGAGNAQEAAAPLLRKILNIGWLIGQQRGSHVRSAPVPMRTMAQRQGLVAIGSSAGGPAALEVLLKGLPADFPAAIVLVQHVDQVFAAGMAEWLSSASRLKVRLAREGEPPQSGTVLLAGTNHHIRLLKNGTLAYTAEPVNEIYRPSIDVFFESVASYWNGDAVGVLLTGMGRDGAQGLKLMRDQGYLTIAQDQESSAVYGMPKAAAAIDAAVEIRPLDKIAPRLLEIFAK, via the coding sequence ATGAAAATCGCGATCGTCAATGACATGCCCATGGCCGTGGAGGCCCTGCGCCGGGCCCTGGCCTTCGAACCCGCGCATGAAGTGGTGTGGGTCGCGACCAATGGCGCCGAGGCGGTCGAGTACTGCGCCCAGCTGACGCCCGACCTGATCCTGATGGACCTGATCATGCCGGTGATGGACGGCGTGGAGGCGACCCGCCGGATCATGGCCGAAACCCCTTGCGCTATCGTGATTGTCACGGTGGATCGCCAGCAGAACGTGCATCGGGTGTTCGAGGCCATGGGACATGGTGCGCTGGACGTGGTCGATACACCGGCCCTGGGGGCCGGCAATGCGCAGGAAGCGGCGGCGCCCTTACTGCGCAAGATCCTCAATATCGGCTGGCTGATCGGCCAGCAGCGTGGCAGCCACGTGCGTTCGGCACCGGTGCCGATGCGCACCATGGCGCAACGCCAGGGCCTGGTGGCGATCGGTTCGTCCGCCGGTGGCCCGGCGGCGCTGGAAGTGTTGCTCAAGGGGCTGCCCGCCGACTTTCCGGCCGCCATCGTGCTGGTGCAGCACGTCGACCAGGTGTTTGCCGCGGGCATGGCCGAATGGCTGAGCAGCGCCTCCAGGCTCAAGGTGCGCCTGGCCCGCGAAGGTGAGCCACCGCAGAGCGGCACGGTACTGCTGGCCGGGACCAATCACCATATCCGGCTGTTGAAGAACGGCACCCTGGCCTACACCGCCGAGCCGGTAAACGAGATCTATCGGCCATCGATCGATGTGTTTTTTGAAAGTGTCGCCAGTTACTGGAATGGCGATGCGGTCGGCGTACTGCTGACCGGCATGGGCCGCGATGGCGCCCAGGGCCTGAAACTGATGCGCGACCAGGGTTATCTGACCATCGCCCAGGACCAGGAGAGTAGTGCGGTGTATGGCATGCCCAAGGCGGCCGCTGCCATCGACGCTGCCGTAGAGATTCGCCCACTGGACAAGATCGCTCCACGATTGCTGGAGATATTTGCCAAATGA
- a CDS encoding response regulator, with protein sequence MNDLQLDDFKTDENAAMVLLVDDQAMIGEAVRRGLANEENIDFHFCADPHQAIAQAIRIKPTVILQDLVMPGLDGLTLVREYRNHPATQNIPIIVLSTKEDPLIKSAAFAAGANDYLVKLPDNIELVARIRYHSRSYMTLLQRDAAYRALRVSQQQLLDTNLVLQRLMNSDGLTGLSNRRHFDEYLELEWRRAMRDQTQLSLLMIDVDYFKSYNDNFGHLEGDEALRKVATAIREASSRPSDLPARYGGEEFALVLPNTSPGGARLVAEKLRQTVAALKIPHIAPTEGASLTISIGLSTMTPQPSTSCRQLISAADKGLYLAKHNGRNQVGIE encoded by the coding sequence ATGAATGATTTACAGCTCGACGATTTTAAAACCGATGAAAATGCTGCGATGGTGCTGCTGGTCGACGACCAGGCAATGATCGGTGAGGCTGTGCGGCGTGGGTTGGCGAATGAAGAAAACATCGACTTCCACTTTTGTGCCGACCCGCACCAGGCCATTGCCCAGGCGATCCGCATCAAGCCGACGGTGATCCTGCAGGACCTGGTGATGCCCGGCCTGGACGGGCTGACGCTGGTGCGCGAGTACCGCAACCACCCGGCGACCCAGAACATTCCGATCATCGTGCTTTCGACCAAGGAAGACCCGCTGATCAAGAGTGCGGCCTTCGCCGCCGGGGCCAACGATTACCTGGTCAAGCTGCCGGACAATATCGAACTGGTGGCGCGCATCCGTTACCACTCGCGCTCCTACATGACCCTGTTGCAGCGGGACGCGGCCTATCGCGCACTGCGGGTCAGCCAGCAGCAGCTGCTCGATACCAACCTGGTGCTGCAGCGCCTGATGAACTCCGATGGACTGACCGGCCTGTCCAACCGCCGGCATTTCGACGAGTACCTGGAACTGGAGTGGCGCCGGGCAATGCGCGACCAGACCCAGTTGTCGCTGCTGATGATCGATGTCGATTACTTCAAGTCCTACAACGACAACTTCGGTCATCTGGAAGGCGATGAAGCCCTGCGCAAGGTGGCGACGGCGATCCGCGAAGCCAGCAGCCGACCGTCGGATCTGCCGGCGCGTTACGGCGGGGAGGAGTTTGCCCTGGTGCTGCCGAACACCTCGCCTGGCGGGGCGCGGCTGGTGGCCGAGAAACTGCGCCAGACCGTGGCCGCGCTGAAGATTCCGCATATCGCGCCGACCGAAGGGGCGAGCCTGACCATCAGCATTGGTCTGTCCACCATGACGCCGCAGCCGAGCACCAGTTGCCGGCAATTGATCTCGGCCGCCGACAAAGGCCTGTATCTGGCCAAGCACAATGGCCGCAATCAGGTGGGGATCGAGTGA
- the prfB gene encoding peptide chain release factor 2 (programmed frameshift): protein MEINPILNTIKDLSERSETIRGYLDYDQKHERLTEVNRELEDPNVWNKPEYAQELGRERSALAQIVETLDELSGGLADCRDLLEMAVEENDEGAVGDVVAELTRLDEALAKLEFRRMFSGEMDMNNAYLDIQAGSGGTEAQDWANILLRMYLRWASKRGFDATIMELSEGEVAGIKGATVHIKGEYAFGWLRTEIGVHRLVRKSPFDSGARRHTSFSAVFVSPEIDDKVEIEINPADLRIDTYRSSGAGGQHVNTTDSAVRITHVPTNTVVSCQNERSQHANKDTAMKMLRAKLYEQEMQKRNAASQALEDTKSDIGWGHQIRSYVLDASRIKDLRTNIERSDCDKVLDGDIDEYLVASLKSGL, encoded by the exons ATGGAAATCAACCCGATCCTTAACACTATCAAGGACCTGTCCGAGCGCTCCGAAACTATTCGGGGGTATCTT GACTACGATCAAAAGCATGAGCGTCTGACCGAGGTCAACCGCGAGCTTGAAGATCCGAACGTCTGGAACAAGCCTGAATACGCCCAGGAACTGGGCCGCGAGCGCTCCGCGCTGGCACAGATCGTCGAGACCCTGGACGAGTTGTCCGGTGGTCTGGCCGATTGCCGCGATCTGCTGGAGATGGCCGTCGAAGAGAACGACGAAGGCGCGGTAGGCGATGTGGTCGCCGAACTGACCCGTCTCGACGAGGCCCTGGCCAAGCTGGAATTCCGTCGCATGTTCAGCGGCGAAATGGACATGAACAACGCCTACCTGGACATCCAGGCCGGCTCCGGCGGCACCGAAGCCCAGGACTGGGCCAACATCCTGCTGCGCATGTACCTGCGCTGGGCCTCCAAGCGTGGCTTCGACGCCACCATCATGGAACTGTCCGAAGGCGAAGTCGCCGGGATCAAGGGCGCCACCGTGCACATCAAGGGCGAGTACGCCTTTGGCTGGCTGCGCACCGAGATCGGCGTGCACCGCCTGGTGCGCAAGAGCCCGTTCGACTCCGGCGCCCGCCGCCACACCTCGTTCTCGGCCGTATTCGTCTCGCCCGAGATCGACGACAAGGTGGAAATCGAGATCAACCCGGCGGACTTGCGCATCGACACCTATCGTTCCTCCGGTGCCGGTGGCCAGCACGTAAACACCACCGACTCGGCCGTACGTATCACCCACGTACCGACCAACACCGTGGTCAGCTGCCAGAACGAACGTTCCCAGCACGCCAACAAGGACACCGCCATGAAGATGCTGCGGGCCAAGTTGTACGAGCAGGAAATGCAGAAGCGCAACGCCGCTTCCCAGGCGCTGGAAGACACCAAGTCCGACATCGGCTGGGGTCACCAGATCCGCTCCTACGTGCTCGATGCCTCGCGGATCAAGGATCTGCGTACCAACATCGAACGCAGTGACTGCGACAAGGTGCTCGACGGCGACATCGACGAATACCTGGTGGCCAGCCTGAAATCGGGGCTGTAA